The segment CCCAACGATGTACTCAACGGCAATGCGGCGGTGCAGGTAGATGTGGCTGATCGGTGTGTCATCTGGCACTCGCCATATTCGGGCGACCTCTACGTTGGCCCCGGTACCATCCTGGACAACTCCACGCTCACCAACCTCCTTCAGTTTGTCAACAATGGAGGCCGGCTCTTCCTGGACGGCACCGACATCGGCTGGGCGATTACGAATAGCCAGAGTCAGAACGGTCTCGCATTGCTGGGCCTTGCCGGCACGTCCTACGTCCAGGACGATCCGTTCCAGGGCACGATCGGCGAATATCAGATCAACCTGACTGCCGGCCACTTCACGCATCCGGTCTCAACCGAGTACTGGGCCGCGCCGGCCTACCACAACTATCCCGGCCCACCGCCGTTTCCACCAGACCACCCGCCGTCGGAAGGGCCCATCTTTGTGGCGCCCTCCACAGTTCCGGCAAATCGGGATTGGGGCTGCCTGGGCTCGGCAGCGGCATTTATGGATGTGATGGCGGCGCCCGCAGCAACCACCGACGCAACCTATATCGGTACCTACAACGGGAATCCGGGAGTTGCAGTATCGTGGAACATACCATCCACGAATAGCCTTGGCGGGCGTGTCGTTTACAGCGGCTTCAACTGGGACGGTATCAACCCTGAGTTCTTTACCGTTACCGTGGGAACCGTAACCGAATACATTCTCAAGAACCGCCGCGCCGAGATGATCCACAACGTTCTGGACTTCCTCCGGACGGGCCGCATCTTCGGCACCGTGTTCGCCACACAGGGCAACGGCACCTCGGTACCGCTCTCCGGCGTGTTTGTAAGCGCCACCGGTATCAACATCGCCACCGGTAAAGCCATGACCATGGCGACCACCGTCAGTCAAACCGATGGCTCCTTCTCCCTCGATGGCCTGCCGGCCGAGGGCGCGGACATCTTCACACTGAACGTCGCCAAAACGGGATACCTCCAGAGCTCCCACGGCTCCGGCGCCGTTTTCCATGGCGGCTACCAGGGCCGCACCGACATCTTTATGACGGAAGCGCCTCCTGGCGGAATAAAGGGGCAGATTACCAACTACAGCAACGGCGTGCCGGTACCCGGCGCGGTCGTCATAGCAACCGACATCTCGTCACCCGGCGCCACTAACCCTGCCAGCTTCAGCGGCACCAGCGACTTCAATGGCATCTATACCATTGCATGTCCCACCAGCGTCTATTCCGTGGTGATCAGCAACCTTACTACGCTGGGTTACGGTAGTTCGATTCCCGTCGGCTACGGCACCACGGATCCAACCTACAAAGCCGTGGTTGTCAATGGGCCAAACCTTACCACGGGAGTCAACTTCAGCGTTAAGCCGATACCTGGCTCGATCTCCGGTAAGGTCACGGACCAAAACACCGGTAAACCAATCCAGGCCGCTATCGTAACGGCCAGCTTTACGTCTGGTGGCACAACAACGTCCACAACCGCCCTTACAGCCGCCGATGGCACGTACAGCATCGCCAACCTCAGCCCAGGATCCTACGGCGTCACGGCAAGCGGTCTCGGCTACCAGACCAGCGGATCGCTTACCGTAACTGTGGCGAGCAAGGCGAACACGCCGAACGTCAACTTCGCTCTCGCCGAGCTGCCTCCGGGAGCAATCTCCGGGTTGGTCTCCACATCCGAGGGCATACCGATCTCGGGCGTCAGTATCACGCTCACGGATCCAGCCGGTAATCCGGTGAAGAGCCGGCAGGGCAATGTGCTTTCGGCAGTTACGGGCGCACCGCAAACCGTGGGAACCTACACCTTTAACTACAAGGTGCAGAATGTGCCCGCGGGCGGTCAGGTAACCGTTACCGCTGCCAAGCCCGGCTACAACCCGCCGGCGGGCACCACGCCCTCGCAAACCGTAACCGTGGTGACCGGTCAGGAACTGCAGGGCATCAACTTCACGCTGGATCCGCTGCACGTATTCACAGCGGGTGAAGCGCTGGTGTCATCGCCGTACCTGTACAACGTGCCGATAACAACGCTCCTCGGCGTACCGTCATCCGACGTCGCCTCCGGAGCGTTCCTCTTCGCCACATGGCCATTGAATTCGTATCTCTACTATCCGGTAGCACCTGCCGACACATTCCATCTCGGTGTCGGCTACTGGCTGGCGGATACATCGGGACAGGCCTCGCTTGCGCTGACCACACCAGGCACGCCGGCGCCGCTGACCGGGCCATTCAACATCCAGCTGCATCCCGGATGGAACCTGATTGGCGATCCGTTCCCGTTCCCGATCGACTTCCTCGAGCTCAAGATCACACTGGCCAATGGCACGCAGGAAGATGTGATCAGTGCGATGAGCGGCAACACGCCCGCTCTCGGCTCCGCGCTGTGGACCTACGGTACCGGCGCCTACGAGGTTGCGTTCACGCTGGATCAATGGCGTGGCTACTGGCTGCAGGCATTCACGCCCTGTACCCTCGCAGTAGACCCGAACGCCATCCAGACCCGAGGGGCATCGATATCGCCGGCGAATGCAGAGTTAATCACCAGTGGCAATGCCAATGGTGATGGCTGGCGCCTGTCGCTCAATGCCGTGGCTGGAACGGTTCACTCTGCTCCGGGGATTGTCGGCCAATCGCGCGCCGCAATCGATACTTACGACCGATTCAAGCTGCAGACGCCGCCGGGTATCGGCAAATCTCAAGTCGCCCTCACGTTTAACCACGCCGACTGGGGACGGATGGCGGGTCCATACAGCGTGGATGTGCGGTCGCAGTCGGAGACGGCGCAAAAGTGGAACTTTACAGTAAGTTCCAGTGCGCTCAATACGCCTGTGGTACTCACGTGGCCCGCCCTGGCAGCGGTACCGGCTCGCTACCACATCGCGCTGACCGATCTCGACAGTAACACGTCGTTCGATCTCAGAACGCACGGCGTCTATACGATCCCGGCATCCGCCAAGCCGCTGCTTCGCCACTTCCAGCTGGTGGTGACCCCTGCGGTGCGACAGTTCCTGGCCATTCAGGGCCTGGATGCACGCCTCAACACGACACGTGGCGTGGGCACCTCCGTAGCAATCGATTACGCGCTTACGGCCGACGCCACGGTTCAAATCCGCGTTCTCGCCAATGGCCGGTCACTTCGCACGGTACAAACCGGGCAGACGCGGGCCGCTGGGCAGTTGAACGCGATATGGGATCTCAAGACCGATGCCGGAGTAGCCGTGCCGGCCGGCACCTACATGGTCGAGGTCCAGGCGACCGACACAGGTGGACACGTAGTACGGAACATCATTCCAGTGGTAGTCTCACGCTAATGGAACCAACAACAAACTTGCGCCCGGGGACCCGCCCCCTGCATCCGGCGCGGGACTTTCAGGGAGGAGTCGATAGAGTGAAAGCTTACTGCAGGCCTGCGGCAGCTCGCGCGGCCGTCAAGTTCGCCACTACGGCACTGGTTCTGCCTCTTCTGCTGCTCACCTTGCCTCTGCAGCGCGCGCACGCGCAGCAGGTGCTCCGGGTGGTGCTCGCAGAGTTTACAGACAAGGCGACCGGCACATCGGACGCGCTGGCGCGCACCGCCACGGATGCCGTTTACAATGAGCTGGTAAACACGGGGCAGGGCAAGTTTGACGTCTTGCCGTCTACTGAAGTCACTACGCAGGCCAAGAGCCTGGGTATCCGTGTGCCGAGCCTGCCAGGTGAAGCGCCGTCGTTCAGTGACTTTGATCTGACGCGGCTGGCGCGCGCACTCAACGCCGA is part of the Armatimonadota bacterium genome and harbors:
- a CDS encoding carboxypeptidase regulatory-like domain-containing protein → MNRARYRSINRVILAAGAMLMAAASASFAQNRSKNPRGSLSNFFGAQSGASRAVSPHVLYGRLQQVPAWMTQRKLPASVLAKLRSRAPGDQAVIRQTILLTSAQPGSGNDVISQAQESHPFWTADEKFIYFDSDRNSAADATESASHTYHIYSIYPDGSGATQITAGANNDIEPAISQDGGTMAYCTGGSMQYPNSLDNLQTSGFQLVIVPISPGLGTSGQPSSPTLTNPQGFNFADVRHPTWSPSGAQLAFSGRLVTDSTYHIFVVDVQTSNITQVTKGTSTDSAPAWSPDGNLIAFTTNAAAWPNTAAPISATSLATTTDIWVLNPNRFRPDVRRVTGITIGGVPTTNKNAAWSTLRPDPLGVVPEQPTGTGSSTADELLAFASNRADTDPNNPGIPNAVKNTFDIYWLHATVQPDIGVPGDYTVSTPEAPGNPGLKLRTSTPDTSIDPTEPSHAFDPNFTSNEDYPVWPQYIDSYRIAFQSDRGGNLNLWASTIFDINAPTLLNYDANNIVRISEDNNPLVPIREALPGDRLRIAARVADYETGVESVWVQIKCPDSAEQSADGQEHKTYFVGPGLINTAVFAVNPPYEWDSQAIQPSSSLGVPVFRTPGFMPKTAQDLFGTIPASWPGWNWYIPGVDDENAFSGSLNPPDSDANDPEGGFWLQLWDDGPVSKGGHEPEGEIAGDGLYTADWTAPVSFASDWIVDIIARDRAVDPFDTGLRTNWKIYDNVWGFSTRPFTTQGRVLYVNDYDEGQKFFLGRNGNGGTNFPGAFSMWPTESWMTELSTQLLPTRYVTTTSGGPLLNVLNPLGVDSYGSGFAYDPLTDDGTGIPVTGRYDQWRVLCRGPIPYSILQTYGGHQQTDPNDVLNGNAAVQVDVADRCVIWHSPYSGDLYVGPGTILDNSTLTNLLQFVNNGGRLFLDGTDIGWAITNSQSQNGLALLGLAGTSYVQDDPFQGTIGEYQINLTAGHFTHPVSTEYWAAPAYHNYPGPPPFPPDHPPSEGPIFVAPSTVPANRDWGCLGSAAAFMDVMAAPAATTDATYIGTYNGNPGVAVSWNIPSTNSLGGRVVYSGFNWDGINPEFFTVTVGTVTEYILKNRRAEMIHNVLDFLRTGRIFGTVFATQGNGTSVPLSGVFVSATGINIATGKAMTMATTVSQTDGSFSLDGLPAEGADIFTLNVAKTGYLQSSHGSGAVFHGGYQGRTDIFMTEAPPGGIKGQITNYSNGVPVPGAVVIATDISSPGATNPASFSGTSDFNGIYTIACPTSVYSVVISNLTTLGYGSSIPVGYGTTDPTYKAVVVNGPNLTTGVNFSVKPIPGSISGKVTDQNTGKPIQAAIVTASFTSGGTTTSTTALTAADGTYSIANLSPGSYGVTASGLGYQTSGSLTVTVASKANTPNVNFALAELPPGAISGLVSTSEGIPISGVSITLTDPAGNPVKSRQGNVLSAVTGAPQTVGTYTFNYKVQNVPAGGQVTVTAAKPGYNPPAGTTPSQTVTVVTGQELQGINFTLDPLHVFTAGEALVSSPYLYNVPITTLLGVPSSDVASGAFLFATWPLNSYLYYPVAPADTFHLGVGYWLADTSGQASLALTTPGTPAPLTGPFNIQLHPGWNLIGDPFPFPIDFLELKITLANGTQEDVISAMSGNTPALGSALWTYGTGAYEVAFTLDQWRGYWLQAFTPCTLAVDPNAIQTRGASISPANAELITSGNANGDGWRLSLNAVAGTVHSAPGIVGQSRAAIDTYDRFKLQTPPGIGKSQVALTFNHADWGRMAGPYSVDVRSQSETAQKWNFTVSSSALNTPVVLTWPALAAVPARYHIALTDLDSNTSFDLRTHGVYTIPASAKPLLRHFQLVVTPAVRQFLAIQGLDARLNTTRGVGTSVAIDYALTADATVQIRVLANGRSLRTVQTGQTRAAGQLNAIWDLKTDAGVAVPAGTYMVEVQATDTGGHVVRNIIPVVVSR